The Pedobacter mucosus genome window below encodes:
- a CDS encoding ZIP family metal transporter, with protein sequence MEAWKFAVLFFCAFLGGSAIFLVKSDKSKLLKLILSFSGAYLFAITVLHLIPDAYSGSDSHEIGIFILIGFLLQIFLEQFSEGVEHGHIHKHHDGHTFPYGIMISLCLHAFLEGMPLAKDQHNELIFGIALHHIPAAFALASIFMQNNFKKGSIIMYLILFAIMAPLGFYVSIGLSNGTIGGVDAYFNKIMGIVIGIFLHISTTILFESSADHKINLKKMIAVLLGIGVALIGFFMGGH encoded by the coding sequence ATGGAAGCTTGGAAATTTGCCGTACTTTTTTTCTGTGCTTTTTTAGGAGGCTCAGCTATATTTTTGGTTAAAAGTGATAAATCGAAATTACTGAAACTAATTTTATCTTTTAGTGGTGCATATCTTTTCGCCATAACTGTATTGCACCTCATTCCTGATGCTTATAGTGGATCTGATAGCCACGAAATAGGAATTTTTATCTTAATAGGTTTCCTGTTACAAATTTTTCTCGAGCAGTTCTCCGAGGGTGTAGAACATGGCCATATTCACAAACACCATGATGGCCATACTTTTCCATACGGAATTATGATCAGTTTATGTTTACATGCTTTTTTAGAAGGAATGCCACTGGCTAAAGATCAGCATAACGAACTTATTTTTGGTATTGCCTTACATCATATACCCGCAGCCTTTGCGTTAGCAAGCATATTTATGCAAAACAATTTTAAAAAAGGCAGCATCATTATGTATCTTATTCTTTTTGCGATTATGGCGCCGTTAGGCTTTTATGTAAGCATTGGTTTAAGTAATGGGACCATTGGCGGAGTTGATGCTTATTTTAATAAAATAATGGGTATCGTTATCGGTATTTTTTTGCATATTTCTACAACTATTTTATTTGAATCCAGCGCAGATCATAAAATAAATCTTAAAAAGATGATTGCTGTTTTATTGGGAATTGGAGTAGCATTAATTGGTTTTTTTATGGGAGGACACTAG
- a CDS encoding DUF5522 domain-containing protein: protein MKEGEDFYFNENGFMVFTKAYHLKRGYCCKNKCKHCPWGFGKSKEKK, encoded by the coding sequence ATGAAAGAAGGGGAGGATTTCTATTTTAATGAAAATGGATTTATGGTTTTTACCAAGGCTTATCATTTAAAGCGAGGTTATTGCTGTAAAAATAAATGTAAACATTGTCCATGGGGATTTGGTAAATCAAAAGAAAAAAAATAA
- a CDS encoding Uma2 family endonuclease has product MEEIVNEPAIEYQKKRYTIQEYLEMEKASPEKHEYFQGEIFAMAGAGNNHNEIFSNTFLEIGNKLKGKPCRQYGGDKRMNIPENTLFTYPDISVYCDEIKHLEEDEDTSLKPTIIIEILSTSTKDYDRGNKFKLYRDIPSLKEYILIDSESVSVEAFYVNEKQNWELKEYKELSNSLKLVSMGFEIELTDIYYRVKF; this is encoded by the coding sequence ATGGAAGAGATTGTAAATGAACCTGCTATAGAATATCAAAAAAAGCGTTATACCATTCAAGAATATCTTGAGATGGAAAAAGCATCACCAGAAAAACACGAGTATTTTCAAGGTGAAATATTTGCTATGGCTGGTGCAGGCAATAATCACAATGAAATCTTTTCAAATACTTTCCTTGAGATTGGTAATAAATTGAAGGGGAAACCATGTCGTCAGTACGGCGGTGATAAGAGAATGAATATTCCCGAAAATACTTTATTTACTTATCCTGATATTTCTGTTTATTGTGATGAAATTAAACATTTAGAAGAAGACGAAGATACTAGCTTGAAACCAACAATTATCATTGAAATTCTTTCGACCTCAACTAAAGATTATGATAGAGGAAATAAATTTAAGCTTTACAGAGATATCCCATCCTTAAAAGAATACATTTTAATTGACTCTGAATCTGTTTCTGTAGAAGCATTTTACGTAAATGAAAAACAAAACTGGGAGCTAAAAGAATATAAAGAATTAAGTAACTCTTTAAAATTGGTTTCAATGGGATTTGAAATTGAATTAACAGATATTTATTATCGGGTTAAGTTTTAA
- a CDS encoding phosphatase PAP2 family protein — protein MMETIQQLDVELFLKIHRGLSNGFFDWLMPLLRNRFFWSPLYLFIIVFCIKQYKKQGYYIIAMIIFTFAMSDLVSARLIKPFANRVRPCNEISLANDIIHRVPCGSGLSFPSAHATNHFAIAVFIICLFYSKWKPILPIGIVWAAIICFAQVYVGVHYPGDVTFGALLGALIGFLCSKLFKNLQPNF, from the coding sequence ATGATGGAAACGATACAACAACTTGATGTTGAGCTGTTTTTGAAAATCCATCGTGGTTTATCTAATGGATTTTTTGATTGGTTAATGCCTTTATTACGCAATCGCTTTTTTTGGTCGCCACTCTATTTATTCATCATCGTATTTTGTATAAAACAATATAAAAAGCAAGGTTATTATATTATTGCCATGATTATTTTCACTTTTGCTATGTCGGATTTAGTTTCTGCGAGATTAATAAAACCATTCGCAAACCGTGTAAGGCCCTGTAATGAAATTAGTTTAGCTAACGATATCATTCACCGTGTTCCATGTGGAAGTGGGCTAAGTTTTCCATCCGCACATGCTACAAATCACTTTGCTATTGCGGTATTTATAATTTGCTTATTTTACAGTAAATGGAAACCAATTTTACCAATTGGAATTGTTTGGGCAGCAATAATCTGTTTCGCACAAGTTTATGTCGGCGTTCATTATCCGGGAGATGTAACTTTTGGCGCCCTATTAGGTGCACTAATTGGTTTTCTTTGTTCAAAATTATTTAAAAACTTACAACCGAATTTTTAA